One Streptosporangium sp. NBC_01495 DNA window includes the following coding sequences:
- a CDS encoding Fur family transcriptional regulator, with amino-acid sequence MTETSWHEELRARGYRVTPQRQLVLEAVKACEHATPEEICTRVRETARGVNISTVYRTLELLEELGMVTHSHLGHGAPTYHLTAEADHVHLVCRGCGEISEVSPDLVESFVGNLDQKLGFLTDVHHLTVFGRCRNCRD; translated from the coding sequence ATGACCGAGACGTCGTGGCATGAGGAACTACGGGCGCGCGGTTACCGGGTCACTCCGCAACGCCAGCTGGTGCTTGAGGCGGTCAAGGCCTGCGAGCACGCCACCCCGGAAGAGATCTGCACCCGGGTGCGGGAGACCGCGCGCGGGGTGAACATATCGACCGTCTACCGGACCCTTGAGCTCCTTGAGGAGCTCGGCATGGTCACCCACTCCCACCTCGGGCACGGCGCCCCCACCTATCACCTGACGGCCGAGGCCGATCATGTGCACCTGGTCTGCCGTGGCTGCGGGGAGATCAGCGAGGTCAGTCCCGACCTGGTGGAGAGCTTCGTGGGCAACCTCGATCAGAAACTCGGGTTCCTCACCGACGTGCACCATCTGACGGTCTTCGGCCGCTGCCGAAACTGCCGCGACTGA
- a CDS encoding TetR/AcrR family transcriptional regulator has protein sequence MTRSRWTGYRLSIDRLGTPLKHTEIQQAAVRLFAQKGYAATGIRELGRAAGINSATLYHYAGGKEEILSGIMRSCLDELLRSAIDAVGASADPGIQLARLVRAHVGLSALNPLTARVTDQEMRALTSEDREALVGMRDDYESIFAKVIERGARTGAFQLTDLRLARLALLEMCNGVANWYRPDGRLDVADVQDRFVEFACRLVGVPPVSREESGDLPVPTRLASEPAADHMLTAGMEAAG, from the coding sequence TTGACCCGATCCCGCTGGACTGGCTATCGTCTCTCAATCGATCGATTGGGAACGCCTTTGAAGCATACGGAGATCCAGCAGGCGGCGGTCCGGCTGTTCGCTCAGAAGGGGTACGCCGCGACCGGTATTCGCGAGCTCGGACGTGCCGCGGGCATCAACTCCGCGACCTTGTACCACTACGCGGGAGGGAAGGAGGAGATCCTCTCCGGCATCATGCGCTCGTGCCTTGACGAGCTGCTGCGCTCCGCGATCGACGCGGTCGGCGCGTCGGCCGATCCGGGCATTCAGCTGGCGCGCCTGGTAAGGGCGCACGTGGGACTGTCCGCGCTCAATCCGTTGACAGCCAGGGTGACCGACCAGGAGATGCGCGCCTTGACGTCGGAGGACCGCGAAGCACTTGTCGGCATGCGTGACGACTATGAATCGATCTTCGCCAAGGTCATCGAACGCGGCGCACGCACGGGCGCCTTCCAGCTCACCGATCTACGCCTCGCCCGGCTGGCGCTTCTGGAGATGTGCAACGGAGTCGCCAACTGGTACCGGCCGGACGGGCGACTCGATGTCGCCGACGTTCAGGACCGGTTCGTCGAGTTCGCCTGCCGTCTCGTCGGGGTGCCGCCGGTGAGTCGCGAGGAGTCCGGAGATCTGCCGGTTCCAACTCGGCTGGCCAGCGAGCCTGCCGCTGACCACATGCTCACAGCAGGCATGGAGGCCGCAGGATGA
- a CDS encoding amidohydrolase family protein, which produces MNIIDARVRLPQELRPSPTYAAPSLQTEQYDKVLQLTDKMNTGRLADLLQVMDAEGIGRAVMHAESEGGESADALNEALCQVLARHPDRFTGIGCVDIAGARPTRIARQTASIAGLGLLGITFQPAFFGLDIDDRGLYPMYSRAEELGLIVAVHTGITYSRMHPLRHERPELLDQVACDFPDLTLIACHAGWPWVTEYCAVARRHPTVYLEFGALAPKYVAKAGTGWDPLFGMMPNVLRDQVLYGSDWPMMSPTRAVAEWRASGLPDAALQALLHDNAARLFGLGSPSR; this is translated from the coding sequence ATGAACATCATCGACGCCCGGGTACGGCTCCCCCAGGAGCTCCGGCCCAGTCCCACCTATGCCGCTCCCAGTCTGCAGACCGAGCAGTACGACAAGGTTCTGCAGCTGACCGACAAGATGAACACCGGCCGCCTGGCCGACCTGCTCCAGGTCATGGACGCCGAAGGCATCGGCCGGGCGGTCATGCACGCCGAGTCCGAGGGGGGCGAATCGGCCGACGCGCTCAACGAGGCACTGTGCCAGGTCCTGGCCAGGCATCCCGACCGGTTCACGGGCATCGGATGTGTCGACATCGCCGGTGCCCGGCCGACCCGTATCGCCCGGCAGACGGCCTCGATCGCCGGCCTCGGTCTGCTCGGGATCACGTTCCAGCCCGCGTTCTTCGGGCTCGACATCGACGATCGCGGCCTCTACCCGATGTACTCACGTGCCGAGGAACTCGGCCTGATCGTCGCCGTGCACACGGGCATCACCTACAGCCGCATGCACCCTCTGCGCCACGAACGGCCGGAGCTGCTGGACCAGGTGGCCTGCGACTTCCCCGACCTGACGCTGATCGCCTGCCACGCCGGTTGGCCCTGGGTGACCGAGTACTGCGCGGTGGCGCGCCGTCACCCGACGGTCTATCTGGAGTTCGGCGCTCTGGCGCCGAAGTATGTCGCCAAGGCCGGGACCGGCTGGGACCCGCTGTTCGGCATGATGCCCAACGTTCTGCGTGATCAGGTGCTCTACGGCAGCGACTGGCCCATGATGTCCCCCACTCGTGCCGTCGCGGAATGGCGGGCCTCGGGATTGCCGGACGCGGCGCTCCAGGCCCTCCTGCATGACAACGCCGCCCGGCTCTTCGGACTCGGAAGCCCATCGCGGTGA
- a CDS encoding AMP-binding protein, giving the protein MTHGSAENGDGVTVTAMLTRAVADTPDAVFLRTREGDLTYREVERRSAGLAAAFSQAGIGAGSCVALLMHNSLDQVLVWFALMRLGAVHAPLNTALLGDRLVHALRVARASVLIADAELLTVLTPVLGRLPELDRVIVNGVSSDRRFEDLAGYRRGADLAPVAEVDELAAATMLFTSGTTGPSKACVLSHRYLARQGQLHAKYMGLRADDVLYCPFPLFHIDAATLTVVAALACRGTAALGRRFSASRFWEEVRAFDASVFNFMGATLTILWKQPPGARDRDHRVRLAWGVPMPEWQRGWEERFGIPLRQVYGLTDGGIPVYDPVGGPRKPGACGLVIPEFDVRIVNDRGGPLPSGSVGEIVIRGREPGLVMNGYHAMPKATARVFQNGWLHTGDLGTLDDDGYLTFEGRLSDSIRRRGENISAYEVEQLLLRHPAVLEAAAVGVPSELTEEDVKVTVVLKPGMRLTPEELHAFCRATAPGFMVPRYIELVPVLPKTPTQKIEKFRLRQDGITSATWDSEARQR; this is encoded by the coding sequence GTGACGCACGGGTCGGCCGAGAACGGCGACGGAGTCACGGTCACCGCCATGCTCACCCGGGCGGTGGCCGACACCCCCGACGCTGTTTTTCTGCGTACGCGTGAAGGGGACCTGACCTACCGCGAGGTCGAGCGGCGGTCGGCCGGGCTCGCGGCGGCCTTCTCCCAGGCTGGAATAGGTGCGGGCAGTTGTGTCGCGCTGCTGATGCACAACAGCCTCGATCAGGTTCTTGTCTGGTTCGCCCTGATGCGCCTGGGCGCCGTCCACGCTCCCCTCAACACCGCCCTGCTCGGGGATCGCCTCGTCCACGCCCTGCGGGTGGCACGGGCCTCGGTGCTGATCGCCGATGCCGAGCTGCTGACGGTCCTCACGCCCGTGCTCGGCCGGCTTCCCGAGCTGGATCGGGTCATCGTGAACGGCGTTTCGAGTGACAGGCGGTTCGAGGACCTGGCCGGCTATCGACGCGGCGCCGACCTGGCTCCCGTCGCCGAGGTGGACGAGCTGGCCGCGGCGACCATGCTGTTCACCTCCGGCACGACCGGTCCGTCCAAGGCGTGCGTCCTCTCCCACCGATACCTGGCCCGGCAGGGGCAGTTGCACGCCAAATACATGGGGCTGCGGGCCGACGACGTCCTGTACTGTCCTTTCCCGCTGTTTCACATCGACGCGGCCACTCTGACCGTCGTGGCGGCTCTGGCGTGCCGCGGTACGGCCGCGCTGGGCCGCCGCTTCAGCGCCTCACGGTTCTGGGAGGAGGTCCGTGCCTTCGACGCGTCCGTTTTCAACTTCATGGGCGCGACGCTGACGATCCTGTGGAAACAGCCGCCCGGTGCCAGGGACCGCGATCACCGCGTCCGGCTGGCGTGGGGGGTGCCCATGCCCGAGTGGCAACGCGGCTGGGAGGAGCGTTTCGGCATCCCGCTCAGACAGGTCTACGGCCTGACCGATGGCGGTATACCTGTCTATGACCCCGTCGGCGGCCCGCGGAAGCCAGGGGCGTGCGGCCTGGTGATCCCGGAGTTCGACGTTCGGATCGTGAACGACCGTGGAGGGCCGTTGCCCAGCGGAAGCGTGGGGGAAATCGTCATACGCGGTCGCGAGCCGGGGTTGGTGATGAACGGCTACCACGCGATGCCCAAGGCCACGGCGCGGGTCTTCCAGAACGGTTGGCTGCACACCGGCGACCTCGGCACGCTGGACGACGACGGATACCTGACCTTCGAGGGCCGACTCAGCGACTCCATCCGCCGGCGGGGCGAGAACATCTCCGCCTACGAGGTAGAACAATTGCTGCTCAGGCATCCGGCGGTGCTGGAGGCTGCCGCCGTCGGCGTACCCAGCGAGCTCACGGAGGAGGACGTCAAGGTCACCGTCGTTCTCAAACCCGGCATGCGGCTGACGCCTGAGGAGCTGCACGCGTTCTGCCGTGCGACGGCGCCGGGTTTCATGGTGCCCCGCTACATCGAGTTGGTGCCGGTGCTCCCGAAGACACCAACGCAGAAGATCGAGAAATTCCGCCTGCGGCAGGACGGGATCACATCGGCCACATGGGACAGTGAGGCGCGACAGCGCTGA